A region of Antedon mediterranea chromosome 8, ecAntMedi1.1, whole genome shotgun sequence DNA encodes the following proteins:
- the LOC140056670 gene encoding uncharacterized protein codes for MFCYHFLSSNTLQFLVFSLVVVTYEVTGSEQCSRHKSRTARKTLEKNFFPTFQTHGYTVPDKCQWNLKHDIYLMQEQNKETDELGRWVCNICGKIFVSEYHIDLHMTNRHQDHLLNPSDPICLADSCDILRCDILSGDKRTSYWDEALCNEARLKQLMETCEKQVTSCCPDQIKENERFDFISKLIDSTCSSLTCDKFYDADNQEESIYSSSVYIILIVVLGTALVLYYTVAIIHFFTDESFIKDNDEFSEKKSRQRYTAPMGSEIRNRYTSIGPRR; via the exons ATGTTTTGTTACCATTTTCTCTCCTCAAACACATTAcaatttttagttttttcaCTT gTTGTAGTAACCTACGAAGTCACTGGATCTGAACAATGCTCAAGACACAAATCTAGAACAGCAAGAAAAACTTTAGAAAAG AATTTCTTTCCTACATTCCAAACACACGGCTATACAGTTCCAGACAAGTGCCAGTGGAATCTGAAACATGATATTTATTTGATGCAGGAGCAGAACAAAGAAACTGATGAATTAGGCCGATGGGTGTGCAATATTTGTGGCAAGATATTTGTGTCAGAGTATCATATAGATTTACACATGACAAACAGACACCAAGATCATCTGTTGAAT CCAAGTGATCCAATATGCTTAGCTGATTCCTGTGACATTCTCCGATGTGATATTTTATCAGGTGACAAAAGGACAAGTTACTGGGACGAAGCTTTGTGCAATGAAGCGCGACTGAAACAGCTCATGGAGACGTGTGAG aAACAAGTAACAAGTTGTTGTCCTgatcaaataaaagaaaatgaaaggttcgattttattt CTAAACTAATTGACAGTACTTGTTCTTCGTTGACGTGTGACAAGTTTTATGATGCTGATAACCAAGAG gAATCTATATACAGCAGCTCTgtttatatcattttaattgTCGTGCTAGGCACAGCTTTGGTGCTTTATTATACAGTGGCTATTATCCATTTCTT CACCGATGAATCTTTTATAAAAGACAACGATGAATTTTCTGAGAAAAAAAGCCGTCAACGTTATACTGCTCCTATGGGATCTGAAATACGCAATAGATACACTTCAATAGGGCCTAGGAGATGA